From the Diospyros lotus cultivar Yz01 chromosome 13, ASM1463336v1, whole genome shotgun sequence genome, one window contains:
- the LOC127788361 gene encoding 50S ribosomal protein 5, chloroplastic-like, with protein sequence MALLFFTTTPSLRPSSSSSSSSSLPAASTVAIVPDPFFRFMKQSVTWRPKLFNGLHFQVSFNMAERAAVIVKASSDVDGSEPEPPKEREEEAAVPVEDMPLESKLQLKLEQKMRMKLAKKMRLRRKRLVRKRRLRKKGRWPPSKMKKNKNV encoded by the exons ATGGCTCTCCTCTTCTTCACCACCACTCCTTCTCTCCgaccctcctcctcctcctcatcttcttcttctttgccgGCGGCGTCCACTGTGGCCATCGTTCCAGACCCCT TCTTTAGGTTCATGAAGCAATCCGTTACTTGGCGCCCAAAACTGTTCAATGGACTTCATTTTCAGGTATCTTTTAACATGGCAGAAAGGGCTGCTGTGATTGTTAAGGCCTCTTCTGATGTTGATGGTTCTGAGCCTGAGCCTCCCAAGGAACGTGAGGAAGAGGCGGCAGTGCCAGTTGAAGACATGCCATTGGAGTCCAAGCTGCAACTAAAGCTTGAACAGAAGATGAGGATGAAGCTAGCCAAGAAGATGAGGCTTAGAAGAAAGAGGCTTGTCAGAAAGCGCCGCCTGAGGAAGAAGGGCAGATGGCCACCTTCtaagatgaagaagaacaaaaacgtCTGA
- the LOC127788629 gene encoding transcription factor IIIA isoform X2 → MPEQGGEREGAEMEVIFKDIRRYYCKYCGISRSKKSLLASHLLSHHQVPNQASASFADFVYFSHSPVQNLEEMKETGNSSENFVEVERVVKSNTCEECGASFCKPAHLRQHMLSHSLDRPFTCPVNDCHSSYRRKDHLTRHLLQHEGKLFECPVENCSHKFSFQGNVKRHVEEFHCMSSSPGVGTGKNQHVCQEMGCGKVFKYRSRLLKHEATHDTLDTVEVICSEPGCMKYFTNEQCLKAHVRSCHGHIICEICGTKQLKKNIKRHLCTHEAGGSPERIKCSFQDCTRTFSKKSNLKQHVKAVHLAPRHFACRIPGCDLKFSYKHVRDNHEKSGCHVYSPGDFVESDEQFRSRPRGGLKRKCPDIETLSRKRVVGPPNESDSVVNQVPEYLSWLLSAEDDDDDNQL, encoded by the exons ATGCCTGAACaaggaggagaaagagaaggagcGGAGATGGAGGTGATATTCAAGGACATTAGGCGATATTACTGCAAATATTGTGGTATCTCTCGCTCCAAGAAGTCTCTCCTCGCGTCTCACCTTCTCTCTCACCATCAGGTACCTAATCAAGCCAGTGCGAGTTTTGCAGATTTTGTCTACTTTTCTCACTCACCAGTACAAAACCTG GAGGAAATGAAAGAAACAGGCAATAGTTCTGAAAATTTTGTGGAAGTGGAGAGGGTGGTGAAGTCCAATACATGTGAAGAATGTGGCGCAAGTTTCTGCAAACCTGCTCATTTAAGGCAGCACATGCTAAGCCATTCCCTTGAT AGGCCATTCACTTGTCCAGTCAATGACTGCCATTCTAGCTACAGAAGAAAAGACCATTTGACACGCCACCTTCTTCAGCATGAAGGCAAACTTTTTGAATGCCCTGTTGAGAATTGCAGCcataaattttcctttcaaggGAATGTGAAGAGGCATGTTGAGGAATTTCATTGTATGTCATCATCACCTGGTGTTGGTACTGGTAAAAACCAGCATGTCTGCCAAGAAATGGGATGTGGAAAAGTGTTCAAATATCGATCAAGGTTGCTAAAGCATGAAGCTACTCATG ATACTTTGGATACGGTGGAGGTTATTTGTTCGGAGCCAGGCTGTATGAAATATTTTACCAATGAGCAATGCCTTAAGGCCCATGTGCGGTCCTGCCACGGGCATATTATTTGCGAAATATGTGGAACCAAGCAACTAAAGAAAAACATCAAGAGGCATCTCTGCACTCACGAAGCTGGTGGGTCACCTGAGAGAATTAAATGCAGTTTCCAGGATTGCACCCGCACATTCTCGAAG AAATCAAACCTCAAACAGCACGTGAAAGCCGTGCACCTTGCGCCCAGGCATTTTGCTTGTAGAATCCCTGGCTGTGATCTGAAATTCTCGTACAAGCATGTGAGAGATAACCACGAGAAATCTGGGTGCCATGTCTATTCACCT GGGGATTTTGTGGAGTCTGACGAACAGTTCCGGTCAAGGCCGAGGGGCGGGCTGAAAAGGAAGTGTCCGGACATAGAAACCCTATCAAGGAAGAGAGTAGTTGGCCCGCCAAATGAATCAGATTCAGTCGTGAATCAG
- the LOC127788629 gene encoding transcription factor IIIA isoform X3, which yields MPEQGGEREGAEMEVIFKDIRRYYCKYCGISRSKKSLLASHLLSHHQEEMKETGNSSENFVEVERVVKSNTCEECGASFCKPAHLRQHMLSHSLDRPFTCPVNDCHSSYRRKDHLTRHLLQHEGKLFECPVENCSHKFSFQGNVKRHVEEFHCMSSSPGVGTGKNQHVCQEMGCGKVFKYRSRLLKHEATHDTLDTVEVICSEPGCMKYFTNEQCLKAHVRSCHGHIICEICGTKQLKKNIKRHLCTHEAGGSPERIKCSFQDCTRTFSKKSNLKQHVKAVHLAPRHFACRIPGCDLKFSYKHVRDNHEKSGCHVYSPGDFVESDEQFRSRPRGGLKRKCPDIETLSRKRVVGPPNESDSVVNQVPEYLSWLLSAEDDDDDNQL from the exons ATGCCTGAACaaggaggagaaagagaaggagcGGAGATGGAGGTGATATTCAAGGACATTAGGCGATATTACTGCAAATATTGTGGTATCTCTCGCTCCAAGAAGTCTCTCCTCGCGTCTCACCTTCTCTCTCACCATCAG GAGGAAATGAAAGAAACAGGCAATAGTTCTGAAAATTTTGTGGAAGTGGAGAGGGTGGTGAAGTCCAATACATGTGAAGAATGTGGCGCAAGTTTCTGCAAACCTGCTCATTTAAGGCAGCACATGCTAAGCCATTCCCTTGAT AGGCCATTCACTTGTCCAGTCAATGACTGCCATTCTAGCTACAGAAGAAAAGACCATTTGACACGCCACCTTCTTCAGCATGAAGGCAAACTTTTTGAATGCCCTGTTGAGAATTGCAGCcataaattttcctttcaaggGAATGTGAAGAGGCATGTTGAGGAATTTCATTGTATGTCATCATCACCTGGTGTTGGTACTGGTAAAAACCAGCATGTCTGCCAAGAAATGGGATGTGGAAAAGTGTTCAAATATCGATCAAGGTTGCTAAAGCATGAAGCTACTCATG ATACTTTGGATACGGTGGAGGTTATTTGTTCGGAGCCAGGCTGTATGAAATATTTTACCAATGAGCAATGCCTTAAGGCCCATGTGCGGTCCTGCCACGGGCATATTATTTGCGAAATATGTGGAACCAAGCAACTAAAGAAAAACATCAAGAGGCATCTCTGCACTCACGAAGCTGGTGGGTCACCTGAGAGAATTAAATGCAGTTTCCAGGATTGCACCCGCACATTCTCGAAG AAATCAAACCTCAAACAGCACGTGAAAGCCGTGCACCTTGCGCCCAGGCATTTTGCTTGTAGAATCCCTGGCTGTGATCTGAAATTCTCGTACAAGCATGTGAGAGATAACCACGAGAAATCTGGGTGCCATGTCTATTCACCT GGGGATTTTGTGGAGTCTGACGAACAGTTCCGGTCAAGGCCGAGGGGCGGGCTGAAAAGGAAGTGTCCGGACATAGAAACCCTATCAAGGAAGAGAGTAGTTGGCCCGCCAAATGAATCAGATTCAGTCGTGAATCAG